The [Bacillus] selenitireducens MLS10 genome includes a region encoding these proteins:
- a CDS encoding aldo/keto reductase yields MKRNQLGTSSLYVSEIGLGCMSFSDSYPDNERIIHEAIDQGVNFFDTADLYQLGMNEEHTGKALKGRRSDIILSSKGGNDWTKGDGTWSWRPEKAYLKQAIKDSLKRLNTDYLDLYQLHGGTIEDPFDEVVEAFQEMKQEGLIRAWGISSIRPNVIKRFAENTDIDSVMMQYSLLDRRPEEMMPLLEQHQISVIARGPVAKGLLSDGWKERHQEDGYLQYSKDELQEVLPRLEDEAGKMGMSLQHLALRYVLDHPQTATAVPGASSVKQATDNSAAANHQPLNDKKIGALKLITKEDKYENHRS; encoded by the coding sequence ATGAAACGAAATCAACTGGGCACGTCATCACTCTATGTATCGGAAATCGGACTGGGGTGCATGTCGTTCAGTGACAGCTATCCTGATAATGAACGGATCATTCATGAAGCGATTGATCAGGGCGTCAATTTCTTTGACACAGCCGACCTTTACCAGCTTGGCATGAATGAGGAACATACAGGTAAGGCGCTGAAAGGTCGCCGCAGCGATATTATTCTTTCTTCCAAAGGCGGAAACGATTGGACCAAGGGTGACGGGACCTGGAGCTGGCGCCCGGAGAAGGCTTATTTAAAACAGGCCATTAAAGATTCGCTTAAACGTCTGAACACCGATTATCTCGATCTGTATCAGCTTCATGGCGGTACGATTGAAGACCCTTTCGACGAAGTCGTCGAAGCCTTTCAGGAAATGAAACAGGAAGGTCTCATTCGCGCTTGGGGAATTTCCTCAATCCGTCCAAATGTCATCAAGCGTTTCGCAGAAAACACGGACATTGACAGTGTCATGATGCAATACAGTCTCCTTGACAGACGGCCCGAGGAAATGATGCCGCTTCTTGAACAGCATCAGATCTCCGTTATTGCAAGAGGACCCGTAGCGAAAGGGTTGTTAAGTGACGGGTGGAAAGAACGGCATCAAGAGGACGGATATCTCCAATACAGTAAAGACGAGCTTCAGGAAGTACTGCCCAGACTTGAAGATGAAGCCGGCAAAATGGGCATGTCTCTTCAGCACCTTGCTCTTCGCTATGTATTGGACCACCCACAGACCGCAACAGCCGTTCCTGGTGCAAGTTCCGTTAAGCAGGCAACCGATAATTCAGCTGCGGCGAATCATCAACCATTAAACGACAAAAAAATCGGCGCCCTGAAACTCATCACGAAAGAAGACAAATACGAGAACCACAGATCATAG
- a CDS encoding peroxiredoxin family protein: MNIKKWMSVLILIGAVSVSVYLIVDSNREASQNDALESYLESNGIEREPASELSLIDESEGEMTDETGLSPGYMAPDFELETLEGDLVSLSDFQGDFVILNMWASWCGPCRKKLPDYVQFHETYAEEAGDPVTILGMNMTSTEHSIEGVATLADDFGLPFPVVLDPDGVIREEYEVLVTPTTYMIDPDGRVVVRRQGYFDYGDLENYYRQIVREYDSES; the protein is encoded by the coding sequence ATGAATATAAAAAAATGGATGTCTGTCCTGATACTGATTGGAGCCGTGTCGGTATCGGTTTATCTGATTGTGGATTCAAACCGGGAAGCATCACAAAATGATGCCCTGGAGTCTTACCTTGAAAGTAACGGGATAGAACGTGAGCCTGCCTCTGAACTATCGCTCATCGATGAGTCGGAAGGTGAAATGACTGATGAAACAGGGCTCTCGCCTGGTTACATGGCTCCGGATTTTGAACTGGAGACCCTTGAAGGGGATCTCGTTAGTTTGAGTGATTTTCAAGGTGATTTTGTTATTTTAAATATGTGGGCTTCATGGTGTGGACCCTGTCGGAAAAAACTGCCTGATTATGTACAGTTTCATGAAACCTATGCCGAAGAAGCAGGCGATCCTGTGACGATTCTAGGCATGAATATGACATCCACTGAACACAGTATAGAAGGAGTCGCAACGCTGGCGGATGACTTCGGTCTTCCATTCCCGGTGGTTTTGGACCCGGATGGTGTCATACGTGAGGAGTATGAGGTTCTTGTGACACCAACCACTTATATGATCGATCCGGATGGGAGAGTTGTGGTCAGACGGCAGGGTTATTTTGATTACGGAGATCTTGAGAACTACTACAGGCAAATCGTTCGGGAATATGATTCTGAGTCATGA
- a CDS encoding undecaprenyl-diphosphate phosphatase, which yields MTLFEAIVFGIVQGLTEFLPVSSTAHIVITQLVFGYTFPGLSFEIFLHIASVLAVMMYFWKDLWSVIKGFVLFILHRSKEHRTQFFFGVYILIATAITGGLGVMLNDFFGDAFKTPAVIAGALTITGLSLIFIERFHQYGQRKEEDMSVKDSIIVGLGQTLAVVPGISRSGATLVVALLAGLDRETAVRYSFLLSIPVILGSTVLAVGDFTADMVNHIGILNLFVSFIVTFIFSVIGIIWLISFLKKSRLIYFAIYCFVIAALVLLFIDPSTVMDV from the coding sequence TTGACGTTATTTGAAGCAATTGTGTTCGGGATCGTTCAGGGATTAACCGAGTTTCTGCCTGTATCGAGTACGGCACATATTGTCATTACCCAACTCGTTTTCGGCTATACATTTCCAGGTTTGTCCTTTGAAATTTTTCTCCATATTGCATCTGTTCTTGCTGTAATGATGTATTTTTGGAAAGATTTATGGAGCGTAATCAAAGGGTTTGTTCTCTTCATTCTCCATCGTTCAAAGGAGCATCGCACTCAATTTTTCTTTGGAGTCTATATTCTGATTGCAACTGCAATCACCGGCGGACTCGGTGTGATGCTGAATGATTTTTTCGGGGATGCCTTTAAAACACCGGCTGTTATTGCAGGGGCACTGACGATTACAGGGCTGTCTCTCATCTTTATCGAACGGTTCCATCAGTACGGCCAGCGTAAAGAAGAAGACATGTCAGTAAAAGATTCCATAATCGTGGGGCTCGGTCAGACGCTCGCCGTCGTACCCGGGATCTCAAGATCCGGCGCTACCCTCGTTGTGGCACTGTTGGCAGGTCTCGATCGTGAAACAGCCGTCCGCTATTCCTTTCTCCTCTCCATCCCGGTGATCCTCGGATCGACCGTTCTTGCAGTGGGCGACTTTACAGCAGATATGGTCAATCATATCGGTATACTGAATTTGTTTGTCTCATTCATTGTGACCTTTATCTTCTCCGTCATCGGGATTATCTGGCTGATCAGCTTTTTAAAAAAGAGCAGACTGATTTATTTTGCCATCTATTGTTTTGTTATTGCCGCTCTCGTTCTTCTTTTCATTGATCCTTCCACTGTGATGGATGTCTAA
- a CDS encoding PTS sugar transporter subunit IIA — MLKKLFGKGKKEPVEMPEADGKDVLTAYANGEVVSLSEVPDPTFSEKMMGDGIAIKPSEGAIYAPVHAEVVQMSDSMKHAVGLKTVNGVELLIHIGLETVAMKGEGFKQLVKEGDKVAKGEKLIEFDLDLVNEKAESTITPMVITNADDAVASMDKHEGMDGIAGETVVLEITAK; from the coding sequence ATGCTTAAGAAATTATTCGGAAAGGGCAAGAAAGAGCCTGTAGAAATGCCTGAGGCAGATGGGAAAGACGTATTAACAGCGTATGCCAATGGAGAAGTCGTATCATTATCCGAAGTTCCGGATCCGACATTTTCTGAAAAAATGATGGGAGACGGTATTGCGATTAAACCAAGTGAAGGCGCGATCTACGCACCTGTACATGCTGAAGTTGTACAAATGTCTGACAGTATGAAGCACGCGGTCGGTTTGAAGACGGTGAATGGTGTCGAACTGCTCATTCATATTGGTCTTGAAACCGTAGCGATGAAGGGTGAAGGATTTAAACAGCTGGTCAAAGAAGGAGACAAAGTTGCAAAAGGTGAGAAGCTGATCGAGTTTGACCTCGATTTAGTTAATGAGAAAGCGGAAAGCACCATTACACCTATGGTCATCACGAATGCCGATGATGCCGTCGCTTCAATGGATAAGCACGAAGGCATGGATGGCATTGCCGGCGAAACGGTAGTTCTCGAAATTACAGCAAAATAA
- a CDS encoding Cof-type HAD-IIB family hydrolase — MKNIRLIASDMDGTLLKDGWRISKTNVEAIKQAEAMGITFIAATGRDYFEASGPLKEAGLSIPMVCVNGADVRNPDGSCIHRRSIDDSLLSSIQAVLEKERIYYELYTSEGAFTNNKAEGLDLVVDLLLSSGDFSSEKDAKELAQMRFDAGTIRVVDSYSDLPGDRDPDVLKLLAFSNDEAKRERIKKELAFLDVAVSASAKENLEITHRDATKGHGVLKMAKRLNIKPHEIMAIGDNLNDLSMFDVAGTAVAMANAGETVKQVSDILTRRNDEDGVAYVVDQVLTARSDV; from the coding sequence ATGAAGAATATACGATTAATTGCATCAGACATGGATGGCACGTTGCTGAAAGACGGATGGCGCATTTCAAAGACCAATGTGGAGGCAATCAAGCAGGCAGAAGCAATGGGTATTACTTTTATTGCTGCAACAGGCAGAGATTATTTTGAGGCGAGCGGGCCTCTTAAGGAAGCGGGGTTATCCATTCCCATGGTCTGTGTCAATGGAGCGGATGTCAGGAACCCGGATGGCTCATGCATACACCGACGGTCGATCGATGACAGCTTGCTTTCCTCCATACAAGCTGTCTTGGAAAAAGAACGGATTTATTATGAACTGTATACATCAGAAGGAGCATTTACGAACAATAAAGCCGAGGGACTCGATCTGGTTGTGGATCTGCTTTTGTCTTCCGGCGATTTCTCGTCCGAAAAAGATGCAAAAGAGCTTGCCCAAATGCGGTTTGATGCAGGAACGATCCGGGTTGTCGACAGTTACAGTGATCTTCCTGGAGACCGTGATCCCGATGTTCTGAAACTCCTGGCTTTTTCTAACGATGAAGCGAAGCGCGAACGTATTAAAAAAGAACTTGCCTTTCTGGATGTGGCTGTCAGTGCTTCTGCCAAAGAAAATCTTGAGATCACACACCGAGATGCCACGAAAGGTCATGGAGTCTTGAAAATGGCTAAGCGTTTAAACATAAAACCGCATGAAATCATGGCCATTGGGGATAATTTAAATGATTTATCCATGTTTGATGTTGCCGGAACCGCTGTAGCAATGGCGAATGCAGGTGAAACGGTAAAACAGGTGAGTGATATCCTTACCCGTCGTAATGACGAAGATGGTGTCGCTTATGTGGTGGATCAGGTTCTTACTGCAAGGTCAGACGTTTAA
- a CDS encoding SDR family NAD(P)-dependent oxidoreductase has product MKQKHALVTGGAQGIGKELVKAFLEAGYRVTTIDRQAKPEWVKNESAGLTYLQCDLASRTELEGVMAEIDQSEEGTVDVLIHNAGLSSFVPFGELTINTWDEIMNTNVRSGVFLSQHVSKRMPEGGRIMLIASTRAGMSEPGSEAYAASKGAIRSVTHALAASLQDYRITVNSISPGWIHTGDRDGLRAVDHKQHFSKRVGKPADIARMCLFLADEDSQFINGEDIVIDGGMTRKMIYEH; this is encoded by the coding sequence ATGAAACAGAAACATGCATTAGTTACAGGTGGTGCACAGGGCATTGGAAAAGAGCTTGTGAAAGCATTCCTCGAAGCAGGGTATCGCGTCACGACAATCGATCGCCAAGCGAAGCCGGAGTGGGTGAAGAACGAAAGCGCGGGATTGACTTATCTGCAGTGTGATCTGGCGAGCCGGACGGAGCTTGAGGGAGTTATGGCTGAAATTGATCAGTCTGAAGAAGGAACAGTGGATGTTCTGATTCATAACGCGGGACTCTCTTCTTTCGTTCCTTTTGGCGAGTTAACCATCAATACATGGGATGAAATCATGAACACCAACGTTCGTTCCGGTGTATTCTTAAGCCAGCACGTCAGTAAACGCATGCCGGAAGGTGGGAGAATTATGCTGATCGCATCGACTCGGGCAGGTATGTCCGAGCCAGGAAGTGAAGCCTACGCGGCATCCAAAGGTGCCATTCGTTCGGTAACACATGCCTTGGCTGCGAGCCTTCAGGACTACAGGATCACCGTGAACAGTATCAGTCCCGGCTGGATTCATACAGGAGACAGGGATGGTCTGAGAGCAGTTGATCATAAGCAGCATTTCTCTAAACGTGTGGGGAAACCTGCAGATATCGCGAGGATGTGCCTGTTCCTGGCCGATGAGGACAGTCAGTTTATCAACGGTGAAGACATTGTCATTGATGGCGGAATGACAAGGAAAATGATCTATGAACACTGA
- a CDS encoding carotenoid biosynthesis protein: MIHTFDRRLFLFFIIWYSIGVVLLSFDLVPPWLEWANVVFLITSGLIAMMFFYRSHAMIPGIITISIIFVLSMAIESFGVHTGLFFGDYSYMTDFGPKVAGVPITIGFAWVMVLGTSHVLAAPVTKYITSFRWLVYSLYGALVATSLDLIIDPVAYDVKQYWVWNEGGFYYDIPFSNFYGWFILSFVLHLILYVFFHRSRGWTNIRSSFWEIRMVVLYNMMMIMFIIVAAVNGLFLAVGLTSVLTVIYTLLYFVMKGRTA, from the coding sequence ATGATACATACATTTGACCGGCGTTTGTTTCTCTTTTTCATTATTTGGTACAGCATTGGTGTTGTTCTTCTTTCTTTCGACCTCGTTCCCCCATGGCTTGAGTGGGCGAATGTTGTCTTCCTCATAACATCCGGATTGATCGCGATGATGTTTTTTTACAGAAGTCACGCCATGATCCCCGGCATCATCACAATTTCAATCATTTTCGTTCTGTCCATGGCCATCGAGAGTTTCGGCGTCCATACGGGTCTGTTTTTCGGCGATTATTCCTATATGACAGATTTCGGTCCCAAAGTTGCCGGTGTCCCGATTACGATCGGCTTTGCATGGGTGATGGTTCTCGGTACATCCCACGTATTGGCGGCTCCGGTAACCAAGTACATCACCTCATTCCGATGGCTCGTCTACTCACTGTATGGTGCCCTTGTGGCAACGTCACTGGATTTAATCATTGATCCTGTAGCCTACGATGTTAAACAGTACTGGGTCTGGAATGAAGGCGGATTTTACTATGATATTCCCTTCTCCAACTTTTACGGCTGGTTTATTTTGTCCTTTGTGCTGCATCTGATTCTCTATGTCTTTTTCCACCGCTCAAGAGGCTGGACCAATATCCGTTCTTCCTTCTGGGAGATACGAATGGTTGTCCTCTATAACATGATGATGATCATGTTTATTATTGTGGCCGCTGTTAATGGCCTGTTTCTTGCAGTCGGGCTTACATCTGTCCTCACTGTAATCTATACGCTGCTTTACTTTGTCATGAAGGGGCGTACAGCATGA
- a CDS encoding lysophospholipid acyltransferase family protein produces MIEAARDPKFVKLFHVYNLHLLKKSFHHIGLSKTSIHPDRIPDSSLFLINHSSWWDPLLLFYVNEVWLKKDGIAMMDQNGLERFPFFRKLGAYSIDASNRRAILTSLKYTARKLDQGTSVFLFPQGKETHIDQRPLDFMPGASFIQEKSPHVKVVPISFYHHFFHHQRPEWFVHIGEPLSFRPDLSKTERTAYYEERMTAQLDVLKETAMDNDDDAFVTLLRGKPGVGDRLETFTSAVKRRLNQ; encoded by the coding sequence ATGATCGAAGCTGCACGCGACCCTAAATTTGTCAAACTCTTTCACGTTTATAATCTGCACCTGTTAAAGAAATCCTTTCATCATATTGGCCTGTCAAAAACGTCCATTCACCCGGACCGGATTCCAGATTCCTCACTCTTTCTCATAAATCATTCTTCCTGGTGGGATCCGTTGCTGCTGTTTTACGTGAATGAGGTCTGGTTAAAAAAAGACGGGATTGCCATGATGGATCAAAACGGACTTGAACGTTTTCCTTTTTTCAGAAAGCTCGGTGCATATTCCATCGATGCGAGTAACCGAAGAGCTATTCTGACATCACTGAAATACACCGCCCGGAAACTCGATCAGGGAACCTCTGTATTTCTGTTCCCGCAGGGAAAGGAAACACATATTGACCAGCGCCCACTCGACTTTATGCCCGGCGCTTCGTTCATTCAGGAAAAATCTCCGCACGTCAAAGTTGTACCCATCAGTTTTTATCATCACTTCTTTCATCATCAGCGTCCGGAATGGTTCGTTCATATTGGTGAACCGCTGTCTTTTCGACCGGATCTTTCCAAAACAGAACGGACAGCTTATTATGAAGAGCGTATGACCGCTCAGCTCGACGTCCTGAAAGAAACCGCAATGGACAATGATGACGATGCTTTCGTTACCCTTTTACGAGGTAAGCCAGGGGTAGGAGACCGCCTTGAAACGTTTACGTCTGCAGTAAAGAGGAGGCTGAATCAATGA
- a CDS encoding glycosyltransferase produces the protein MIIVMWILVIIQVWVLFNGSLLPVMKHHKDGNRHANIDQPLVSILVPMRNEERHAADCIDSLKQLDYDALQIVIIDDGSTDETATILEEAIDQDPRFSVIKGTGLPEGWVGKVHACHQLSKHAQGDYYLFVDADVRLEPETVQESISLMKAETGLLSGFPNYPLKGILGHLIVPLQHVIIHLHLPVMFANFTKWPMASAAHGAFMFFRKEAYLDAGGHEAVKQSLVEDVHITRAIKKAGWNSLLVNPTRLVTCHMYESNQEVWNGFSKNIYPGIGRNPILALLLVLFYAGTFVSPVFFALHGLFTGLFVSFIPLLLTISIKISIDVMSRQKWWLGLFMPVSMLLLSALIFYSMYLGLAQKGFTWKGRTYS, from the coding sequence ATGATCATTGTGATGTGGATCCTTGTCATCATTCAAGTCTGGGTTCTGTTTAACGGCTCTCTTCTGCCGGTCATGAAACATCACAAAGATGGCAACCGGCATGCAAATATTGATCAACCCCTGGTCAGCATCCTCGTTCCCATGCGAAATGAAGAACGGCATGCTGCGGATTGCATTGACAGTTTGAAACAGCTTGATTATGACGCGCTGCAAATTGTCATCATCGATGACGGTTCAACAGACGAGACTGCAACTATCCTTGAAGAGGCAATCGATCAGGACCCTCGTTTTTCCGTCATTAAAGGGACCGGTCTTCCTGAAGGTTGGGTTGGAAAAGTACATGCCTGTCATCAACTCTCAAAACATGCACAGGGAGATTATTATCTGTTTGTCGATGCTGATGTCAGACTGGAGCCGGAAACCGTTCAGGAGTCGATCTCACTCATGAAAGCTGAGACCGGCCTCTTAAGCGGCTTTCCAAACTATCCACTGAAAGGGATTCTCGGCCATTTGATCGTCCCTCTTCAACACGTGATTATTCACCTGCATCTTCCTGTGATGTTTGCTAATTTCACGAAATGGCCCATGGCCTCTGCTGCTCACGGTGCCTTTATGTTTTTTCGCAAAGAGGCCTATCTGGATGCTGGTGGTCATGAGGCTGTCAAACAGTCGCTCGTCGAGGATGTTCATATTACGAGAGCGATCAAAAAAGCCGGATGGAATTCGCTTCTTGTCAATCCGACAAGACTCGTAACCTGCCATATGTACGAATCGAATCAGGAAGTCTGGAACGGTTTTTCCAAAAACATTTACCCCGGTATAGGAAGAAATCCGATATTGGCCCTGTTGCTTGTCTTATTTTATGCAGGCACCTTTGTATCACCGGTATTTTTTGCTCTTCACGGTCTCTTTACGGGCCTGTTCGTCTCTTTCATCCCATTGCTTCTGACCATCAGTATCAAAATCAGCATTGACGTGATGAGCCGCCAAAAATGGTGGCTTGGCTTATTCATGCCGGTATCGATGCTGTTATTAAGTGCTCTGATTTTCTATTCCATGTATCTTGGACTCGCACAAAAAGGATTTACCTGGAAGGGGCGAACTTACTCATGA
- a CDS encoding phytoene desaturase family protein, producing the protein MTHQKAVIIGGGLGGLSAAIRLASQSYSVTLIDKNKEPGGKLHKVQIGNHMFDFGPNTITMPHVFTNVLSDAGLNPDDYFTFERLDSHTKNVFSDGSSLMFHADETKMKTELAKWDPESASRYPVYLKEVRKLYHLANSHFFHRTFSSWTDYLSLPLTLGTMRARPLETMDHFHRKFFKDERIVAAFNRYATYIGSSPYQTPATFGLIGHLEMEQGVFYAKGGNHTIADGLTQAAKDLGVEIRTDTEISSSSLSGGALTAVHSTDGEQFNGDVFILNGDLLTQADRIIHGNPGKKVNRTEPSVSAFVIMAAVDTRFDLHHHHVFFGKDPKAEFEAIFQHQTYSEDPTIYICTSSKSDPEISPDGDNLFILVNAPPLQKDGTLAEPPDITEARIFQRLKDKGIDIAPHLIDKKVVSPADIHSRFHAFRGALYGIASNRHQDTFLRPFNRSKEVSNLYFAGGSTHPGGGSPMVVLSGKNVADLIKKEHPSS; encoded by the coding sequence ATGACACATCAAAAAGCTGTTATAATCGGAGGCGGATTGGGTGGACTGTCTGCCGCGATCCGCCTCGCATCGCAATCCTACAGCGTCACTCTCATTGATAAGAACAAAGAACCCGGTGGCAAGCTCCATAAAGTCCAAATTGGCAATCACATGTTTGACTTCGGTCCTAATACCATTACCATGCCCCATGTATTTACGAACGTTCTCTCGGACGCCGGGCTGAACCCCGATGACTATTTTACATTTGAACGTCTCGATAGCCATACAAAAAATGTCTTTTCCGACGGAAGCAGCCTGATGTTTCATGCAGACGAAACTAAAATGAAGACTGAGCTTGCAAAATGGGACCCGGAATCCGCTTCGCGCTATCCGGTGTACCTAAAAGAAGTCCGTAAATTGTATCACCTTGCGAACTCGCATTTTTTCCACAGGACTTTTTCTTCGTGGACGGACTACTTATCCCTGCCGCTTACATTGGGAACGATGAGAGCCCGTCCCCTTGAGACGATGGACCATTTCCATCGGAAGTTCTTTAAAGATGAGCGGATCGTTGCCGCTTTTAACCGATATGCCACTTACATTGGGTCCTCTCCCTATCAGACACCCGCAACATTCGGATTGATCGGTCATCTGGAAATGGAACAGGGTGTCTTTTACGCAAAAGGAGGTAATCACACCATCGCAGATGGGCTGACACAAGCTGCCAAGGACCTTGGCGTTGAGATCAGGACCGATACAGAAATCAGTTCCTCATCCTTAAGCGGAGGTGCGTTGACTGCTGTTCATTCAACGGATGGTGAACAATTCAATGGAGACGTCTTTATTTTGAATGGGGATTTACTCACCCAGGCAGACCGGATTATCCATGGGAATCCAGGAAAAAAAGTCAATCGTACTGAACCGTCTGTCTCTGCTTTTGTGATCATGGCAGCTGTCGATACCAGGTTCGACCTTCACCATCACCATGTTTTCTTTGGAAAGGACCCAAAAGCGGAGTTCGAAGCGATCTTTCAACACCAGACCTATTCTGAAGATCCAACCATTTATATATGTACCTCCTCCAAATCTGATCCGGAAATATCACCGGATGGAGATAATCTGTTTATTCTTGTCAATGCACCGCCACTGCAAAAAGACGGCACTCTCGCAGAGCCCCCGGACATAACGGAGGCACGGATTTTCCAGCGGCTGAAAGACAAAGGCATTGACATTGCACCCCACCTGATTGATAAAAAGGTTGTCAGCCCGGCAGATATACACTCCCGGTTCCACGCATTCCGCGGAGCACTTTACGGCATCGCATCTAATCGGCATCAGGACACGTTCTTGCGACCATTTAACCGCTCAAAAGAGGTATCCAATCTCTATTTCGCCGGAGGTAGCACGCATCCGGGCGGAGGGTCACCCATGGTTGTATTGAGTGGAAAAAATGTTGCCGATCTGATCAAAAAAGAACATCCGTCTTCGTGA
- a CDS encoding phytoene/squalene synthase family protein, which yields MDVNQAYQACRQIIEHHSKTFAKAFNHLPKEKREGVWAVYAFCRLADDIVDEGENPEAELKAFKDDFDTFVAGDIPEQTALWIALDDAFKRFDFDHTPFYDMIKGQYMDLTKKRYESLDEVLTYSYHVAGTVGLMLLPILSPDKKEELYDSAVSLGYAMQITNILRDVGEDLDRDRIYLPREILTKHGYTIADLENRVLDDRFIAIWEELAEIAETHYLKGTSELNLYPLFARLPVKAAASFYKAILNAVRRNGYQVFHERAYVTQDEKAKIIETSINESHAR from the coding sequence ATGGATGTGAACCAGGCCTATCAGGCGTGCAGACAAATCATTGAACATCATTCCAAAACATTTGCCAAAGCATTTAATCACTTACCGAAAGAAAAACGGGAAGGTGTCTGGGCTGTCTATGCCTTTTGCAGGCTTGCTGATGATATTGTGGACGAGGGAGAGAATCCTGAAGCGGAGCTGAAAGCATTTAAAGACGATTTTGATACATTTGTCGCGGGGGATATTCCGGAACAAACGGCACTGTGGATCGCCTTGGACGATGCTTTTAAACGTTTTGATTTTGATCATACGCCCTTTTATGACATGATTAAAGGCCAGTACATGGATTTGACAAAAAAACGCTATGAGAGCCTTGATGAGGTTCTTACATACTCTTATCATGTCGCGGGTACTGTAGGACTGATGCTCTTGCCGATCCTTTCACCGGACAAGAAAGAAGAACTCTACGACAGTGCGGTTTCTCTCGGTTATGCAATGCAAATCACGAATATTTTGAGAGACGTTGGGGAAGATTTGGATCGCGACCGGATCTATCTGCCACGTGAAATTCTGACTAAACACGGCTATACGATTGCCGATCTCGAGAATCGCGTGCTTGACGACCGTTTTATTGCCATTTGGGAAGAACTTGCGGAGATCGCGGAAACCCATTACTTAAAAGGCACTTCAGAGCTGAATCTTTACCCGCTGTTTGCCCGTTTACCGGTCAAAGCAGCAGCATCCTTTTACAAAGCCATTCTGAATGCTGTTCGGCGTAATGGCTATCAGGTTTTTCATGAGCGGGCTTATGTCACGCAGGATGAAAAAGCAAAGATTATTGAAACGTCCATAAATGAGAGCCATGCACGGTGA